Proteins co-encoded in one Cardiocondyla obscurior isolate alpha-2009 linkage group LG24, Cobs3.1, whole genome shotgun sequence genomic window:
- the L(2)gl gene encoding lethal(2) giant larvae protein homolog 1 isoform X7 gives MAPKLVNAVPNYMYSKVKERSFIKMMISSYSLQTVQHGFPNKPTALAWDPSLRLMIIGTASGAIKVFGKPGVEFYGQHSVESGENAVTKIVALPNEGRVVSLCDDNSLHLWEINESSVVETKTLSLEGKLKKISAMCLESSGEHLLLGTEGGNIYLLNLKTFVTPENIIYQDVVMQKVPEDYKKNPGAVEAIAEQPGHPDNILIGYNRGLMVLWNKATPGAQQLMGLFSRTQTFVSTQQLESVHWISENRFVSSHNDGSYAFWSPGSDAVPEPTTLYGPFPCKAVTKILVYPTAEHGELVLFSGGMQRASYGDRHTITVMTKEKHLVFDFTSKIIDFFTVFPKEEEENNENLSSPEAIIVLAEEELVAIDLTNSEWKMMALPYLVSLHASSVTCSQHVPNVPDELWDAIVTAGKAQTEHLYSDKPWPIDGGNILCQKPANPDKPKNKELLLTGHEDGTVRFWNVSDVALTPLYKYNSSILFTGEHLDVLEQPPEDDEDEWPPFKKVGIFDPYSDDPRLAVKKVLLCPLSSTLVIAGTAGHIITATISLEATNKEIKAVTMNIVNDRDGFVWKGHDHLPPRTTSISFAVGFQPQSLLQLYPPAAVTALALHSEWGLLAVGTAHGLAVFDYTRSKAVSVKCTLNPNDLSGAGDTPISRRKSFKKSLRESFRRLRKGRSQRRANASSPTRNTAPEKKKDSVVSSPSGDPSSTELKPVERQVEARPVDDALGSMVRCLYFARSYIISLQNTTPTLWAGTNNGTVYVFTLAIPAGVRRTEEDVNCTLGKEIQLKHRAPVIAITILDGSSVPLPEPYEAEKGVTPGPDMTSTHRVVIASEEQFKIFNLPSLKPYCKYKLTAHEGSRVRKTGFAKFSCPIEPAGTHEETCLLCLTNLGDCLVLSIPELRRQLNAAAIKREDINGISSLIFTKTGEALYLHSSSELQRISLSAVKMTKAHCALNLPPHARSYAENTNEVAQEQGVVEGVPEIEGETQGSQPPTTANRIITENGVVGTKTRRLPKSSTIVWRDLRWK, from the exons ATGGCACCAAAGCTCGTTAACGCCGTCCCCAATTATATGTATTCTAAAGTTAAAGAACGatcgtttattaaaatgatgATTTCCTCGTATTCGTTGCAGACGGTGCAGCATGGTTTTCCGAACAAGCCAACGGCTCTCGCCTGGGATCCAAGTCTGCGGCTGATGATCATCGGCACGGCATCCGGCGCCATCAAGGT TTTCGGAAAGCCAGGCGTAGAATTCTACGGACAACATTCCGTCGAGAGCGGTGAGAATGCCGTCACGAAGATTGTTGCGCTGCCCAACGAG GGTCGCGTGGTGTCCTTGTGCGATGACAATTCATTACATCTATGGGAGATTAATGAAAGCTCCGTGGTGGAAACGAAGACGTTGTCGTTAGaaggaaaattaaagaagatctCCGCAATGTGTCTCGAATCCAGTGGGGAGCATCTCTTACTGGGAACAGAAGGAGGCAATATATATTTGCTAAACTTGAAAACTTTTGTCACCCCGGAGAATATTATCTACCAAGATGTTGTGATGCagaa agTCCCGGAAGATTACAAGAAAAATCCAGGAGCAGTCGAAGCTATAGCCGAGCAGCCAGGACATCCAGACAACATTTTGATCGGCTATAACCGAGGCTTGATGGTGCTATGGAACAAAGCTACTCCAGGAGCTCAACAG CTGATGGGTTTGTTTTCGCGTACGCAGACATTCGTCTCCACGCAACAGCTGGAATCGGTCCATTGGATCTCAGAAAACCGATTTGTCTCGTCGCACAATGACGGTTCTTACGCGTTTTGGAGCCCAGGTAGCGACGCTGTGCCGGAGCCTACGACACTTTACGGGCCATTCCCGTGCAAGGCCGTCACCAAAATCCTCGTATATCCTACCGCAGA ACACGGCGAACTCGTGCTTTTCTCCGGTGGTATGCAACGTGCTAGTTATGGAGATCGACATACGATCACTGTTATGACTAAGGAGAAACATTTAGTTTTCGACTTCACCTCTAAAATCATCGACTTCTTTACCGTCTTCCctaaagaggaggaagaaaacAATGAAAATCTTTCCAGTCCTGAAGCAATTATAGTGTTGGCCGAAGAAGAATTGGTAGCGATCGACTTGACCAATTCTGAATGGAAAATGATGGCCCTGCCGTACTTAGTATCTCTTCATGCGAGTTCG gTAACTTGTTCCCAACATGTGCCTAATGTACCCGACGAACTTTGGGATGCAATCGTGACGGCCGGTAAAGCGCAAACCGAGCATCTTTACTCAGACAAGCCATGGCCCATTGACGGCGGTAATATTCTCTGTCAGAAACCAGCTAATCCCGACAAGCCTAAAAACAAAGAATTACTTCTCACCGGACATGAGGACGGTACCGTTAGATTCTGGAATGTGTCCGACGTCGCTCTAACCCCTCTGTACAAGTACAATTCATCGATTTTGTTCACTGGCGAACATTTGGACGTGCTCGAACAACCCCCGGAGGATGACGAAGATGAATGGCCGCCGTTCAAAAAGGTGGGAATTTTCGATCCGTATTCCGATGATCCGCGACTCGCTGTGAAGAAGGTTCTTCTTTGTCCGCTATCCTCGACATTGGTCATCGCCGGGACAGCCGGGCATATCATCACCGCTACTATCTCTTTAGAAGCGACTAATAAGGAGATAAAGGCTGTAACAATGAATATCGTCAACGATCGCGATGGATTTGTTTGGAAGGGCCACGATCATCTACCGCCGAGAACAACGAGTATATCGTTTGCGGTCGGATTTCAACCGCAAAGCTTGCTACAGTTATACCCCCCAGCTGCCGTTACAGCGTTAGCATTGCACAGCGAATGGGGCTTACTTGCAGTCGGCACAGCGCATGGGCTTGCGGTCTTCGATTATACTAGATCGAAAGCTGTCAGTGTTAAATGCACCCTTAATCCAAATG ATCTTTCTGGTGCAGGCGATACTCCTATTTCTCGACGGAAGTCTTTCAAAAAATCTCTTAGGGAATCTTTTAGGAGATTAAGAAAGGGACGTTCGCAACGTCGAGCAAACGCTAGCAGTCCTACGCGAAATACCGCAccagagaaaaagaaagacag TGTTGTCTCGTCGCCGAGTGGTGATCCATCGTCTACGGAATTAAAACCAGTTGAAAGACAAGTGGAAGCGAGACCTGTTGACGACGCTCTGGGCTCTATGGTTCGGTGCTTGTATTTTGCCAGAAGTTATATTATTAGcc TACAAAATACAACACCCACGCTTTGGGCGGGCACTAACAACGGCACGGTGTACGTCTTTACGTTAGCTATACCGGCTGGCGTAAGGAGAACGGAAGAAGACGTCAACTGTACCCTGGGCAAAGAAATACAATTGAAGCATCGAGCGCCCGTAATTGCAATCACAATCCTCGATGGATCCAGCGTACCATTACCAGAACCCTACGAAGCTGAGAAAGGTGTGACGCCTGGACCTGATATGACTTCTACTCACAGAGTCGTGATTGCCAGCGAGGAacagtttaaaattttcaatcttCCGTCCTTAAAACCGTATTGCAAGTACAAATTGACCGCCCATGAAGGATCTAGAGTACGAAAAACAGgttttgccaaattttcgtGTCCCATCGAACCAGCGGGAACTCACGAGGAAACTTGCTTGCTCTGTCTAACGAATCTCGGCGACTGTTTAGTGCTGAGTATCCCGGAACTAAGAAGGCAGTTGAATGCCGCTGCGATTAAGAGAGAAGATATCAA tGGTATTTCATCATTGATATTTACCAAGACCGGAGAAGCGCTGTATCTTCACTCGAGTTCGGAACTCCAACGAATTTCTTTATCAGCCGTGAAGATGACTAAAGCACATTGCGCGCTCAATTTGCCACCGCATGCTAGATCGTACGCGGAAAATACGAATGAAGTCGCTCAAGAACAAGGTGTTGTCGAGGGTGTACCGGAAATTGAAGGAGAGACGCAAGGAAGTCAACCACCGACGACGGCGAACAGAATCATCACAGAAAATGGCGTAGTGGGTACCA AAACGCGACGTCTTCCGAAGAGCTCCACAATCGTTTGGCGGGACTTAAGATGGAAGTAA
- the L(2)gl gene encoding lethal(2) giant larvae protein homolog 1 isoform X3, giving the protein MAPKLVNAVPNYMYSKVKERSFIKMMISSYSLQTVQHGFPNKPTALAWDPSLRLMIIGTASGAIKVFGKPGVEFYGQHSVESGENAVTKIVALPNEGRVVSLCDDNSLHLWEINESSVVETKTLSLEGKLKKISAMCLESSGEHLLLGTEGGNIYLLNLKTFVTPENIIYQDVVMQKVPEDYKKNPGAVEAIAEQPGHPDNILIGYNRGLMVLWNKATPGAQQLMGLFSRTQTFVSTQQLESVHWISENRFVSSHNDGSYAFWSPGSDAVPEPTTLYGPFPCKAVTKILVYPTAEHGELVLFSGGMQRASYGDRHTITVMTKEKHLVFDFTSKIIDFFTVFPKEEEENNENLSSPEAIIVLAEEELVAIDLTNSEWKMMALPYLVSLHASSVTCSQHVPNVPDELWDAIVTAGKAQTEHLYSDKPWPIDGGNILCQKPANPDKPKNKELLLTGHEDGTVRFWNVSDVALTPLYKYNSSILFTGEHLDVLEQPPEDDEDEWPPFKKVGIFDPYSDDPRLAVKKVLLCPLSSTLVIAGTAGHIITATISLEATNKEIKAVTMNIVNDRDGFVWKGHDHLPPRTTSISFAVGFQPQSLLQLYPPAAVTALALHSEWGLLAVGTAHGLAVFDYTRSKAVSVKCTLNPNDLSGAGDTPISRRKSFKKSLRESFRRLRKGRSQRRANASSPTRNTAPEKKKDSVVSSPSGDPSSTELKPVERQVEARPVDDALGSMVRCLYFARSYIISLQNTTPTLWAGTNNGTVYVFTLAIPAGVRRTEEDVNCTLGKEIQLKHRAPVIAITILDGSSVPLPEPYEAEKGVTPGPDMTSTHRVVIASEEQFKIFNLPSLKPYCKYKLTAHEGSRVRKTGFAKFSCPIEPAGTHEETCLLCLTNLGDCLVLSIPELRRQLNAAAIKREDINGISSLIFTKTGEALYLHSSSELQRISLSAVKMTKAHCALNLPPHARSYAENTNEVAQEQGVVEGVPEIEGETQGSQPPTTANRIITENGVVGTTEGEESPKEPSLRPATSSIDVNGEDDRQDLSSIGDITIDSVKDHLLNATSSEELHNRLAGLKMEVTSRTSEISTQNQSLVVKTTTVVTQTTNSTTANGEVEMNQANESQHVNSTTVEREIRSGIETTTTHATITLPPNVEINAADLANLEVTTTTVTTTTERSKAPLARPEEVGS; this is encoded by the exons ATGGCACCAAAGCTCGTTAACGCCGTCCCCAATTATATGTATTCTAAAGTTAAAGAACGatcgtttattaaaatgatgATTTCCTCGTATTCGTTGCAGACGGTGCAGCATGGTTTTCCGAACAAGCCAACGGCTCTCGCCTGGGATCCAAGTCTGCGGCTGATGATCATCGGCACGGCATCCGGCGCCATCAAGGT TTTCGGAAAGCCAGGCGTAGAATTCTACGGACAACATTCCGTCGAGAGCGGTGAGAATGCCGTCACGAAGATTGTTGCGCTGCCCAACGAG GGTCGCGTGGTGTCCTTGTGCGATGACAATTCATTACATCTATGGGAGATTAATGAAAGCTCCGTGGTGGAAACGAAGACGTTGTCGTTAGaaggaaaattaaagaagatctCCGCAATGTGTCTCGAATCCAGTGGGGAGCATCTCTTACTGGGAACAGAAGGAGGCAATATATATTTGCTAAACTTGAAAACTTTTGTCACCCCGGAGAATATTATCTACCAAGATGTTGTGATGCagaa agTCCCGGAAGATTACAAGAAAAATCCAGGAGCAGTCGAAGCTATAGCCGAGCAGCCAGGACATCCAGACAACATTTTGATCGGCTATAACCGAGGCTTGATGGTGCTATGGAACAAAGCTACTCCAGGAGCTCAACAG CTGATGGGTTTGTTTTCGCGTACGCAGACATTCGTCTCCACGCAACAGCTGGAATCGGTCCATTGGATCTCAGAAAACCGATTTGTCTCGTCGCACAATGACGGTTCTTACGCGTTTTGGAGCCCAGGTAGCGACGCTGTGCCGGAGCCTACGACACTTTACGGGCCATTCCCGTGCAAGGCCGTCACCAAAATCCTCGTATATCCTACCGCAGA ACACGGCGAACTCGTGCTTTTCTCCGGTGGTATGCAACGTGCTAGTTATGGAGATCGACATACGATCACTGTTATGACTAAGGAGAAACATTTAGTTTTCGACTTCACCTCTAAAATCATCGACTTCTTTACCGTCTTCCctaaagaggaggaagaaaacAATGAAAATCTTTCCAGTCCTGAAGCAATTATAGTGTTGGCCGAAGAAGAATTGGTAGCGATCGACTTGACCAATTCTGAATGGAAAATGATGGCCCTGCCGTACTTAGTATCTCTTCATGCGAGTTCG gTAACTTGTTCCCAACATGTGCCTAATGTACCCGACGAACTTTGGGATGCAATCGTGACGGCCGGTAAAGCGCAAACCGAGCATCTTTACTCAGACAAGCCATGGCCCATTGACGGCGGTAATATTCTCTGTCAGAAACCAGCTAATCCCGACAAGCCTAAAAACAAAGAATTACTTCTCACCGGACATGAGGACGGTACCGTTAGATTCTGGAATGTGTCCGACGTCGCTCTAACCCCTCTGTACAAGTACAATTCATCGATTTTGTTCACTGGCGAACATTTGGACGTGCTCGAACAACCCCCGGAGGATGACGAAGATGAATGGCCGCCGTTCAAAAAGGTGGGAATTTTCGATCCGTATTCCGATGATCCGCGACTCGCTGTGAAGAAGGTTCTTCTTTGTCCGCTATCCTCGACATTGGTCATCGCCGGGACAGCCGGGCATATCATCACCGCTACTATCTCTTTAGAAGCGACTAATAAGGAGATAAAGGCTGTAACAATGAATATCGTCAACGATCGCGATGGATTTGTTTGGAAGGGCCACGATCATCTACCGCCGAGAACAACGAGTATATCGTTTGCGGTCGGATTTCAACCGCAAAGCTTGCTACAGTTATACCCCCCAGCTGCCGTTACAGCGTTAGCATTGCACAGCGAATGGGGCTTACTTGCAGTCGGCACAGCGCATGGGCTTGCGGTCTTCGATTATACTAGATCGAAAGCTGTCAGTGTTAAATGCACCCTTAATCCAAATG ATCTTTCTGGTGCAGGCGATACTCCTATTTCTCGACGGAAGTCTTTCAAAAAATCTCTTAGGGAATCTTTTAGGAGATTAAGAAAGGGACGTTCGCAACGTCGAGCAAACGCTAGCAGTCCTACGCGAAATACCGCAccagagaaaaagaaagacag TGTTGTCTCGTCGCCGAGTGGTGATCCATCGTCTACGGAATTAAAACCAGTTGAAAGACAAGTGGAAGCGAGACCTGTTGACGACGCTCTGGGCTCTATGGTTCGGTGCTTGTATTTTGCCAGAAGTTATATTATTAGcc TACAAAATACAACACCCACGCTTTGGGCGGGCACTAACAACGGCACGGTGTACGTCTTTACGTTAGCTATACCGGCTGGCGTAAGGAGAACGGAAGAAGACGTCAACTGTACCCTGGGCAAAGAAATACAATTGAAGCATCGAGCGCCCGTAATTGCAATCACAATCCTCGATGGATCCAGCGTACCATTACCAGAACCCTACGAAGCTGAGAAAGGTGTGACGCCTGGACCTGATATGACTTCTACTCACAGAGTCGTGATTGCCAGCGAGGAacagtttaaaattttcaatcttCCGTCCTTAAAACCGTATTGCAAGTACAAATTGACCGCCCATGAAGGATCTAGAGTACGAAAAACAGgttttgccaaattttcgtGTCCCATCGAACCAGCGGGAACTCACGAGGAAACTTGCTTGCTCTGTCTAACGAATCTCGGCGACTGTTTAGTGCTGAGTATCCCGGAACTAAGAAGGCAGTTGAATGCCGCTGCGATTAAGAGAGAAGATATCAA tGGTATTTCATCATTGATATTTACCAAGACCGGAGAAGCGCTGTATCTTCACTCGAGTTCGGAACTCCAACGAATTTCTTTATCAGCCGTGAAGATGACTAAAGCACATTGCGCGCTCAATTTGCCACCGCATGCTAGATCGTACGCGGAAAATACGAATGAAGTCGCTCAAGAACAAGGTGTTGTCGAGGGTGTACCGGAAATTGAAGGAGAGACGCAAGGAAGTCAACCACCGACGACGGCGAACAGAATCATCACAGAAAATGGCGTAGTGGGTACCA CTGAAGGGGAAGAATCTCCGAAGGAACCGTCGCTGCGACCGGCTACGAGTAGTATAGATGTAAACGGGGAAGACGACCGTCAGGATTTAAGTTCTATCGGCGATATTACGATCGACAGTGTTAAAGATCATTTGCT AAACGCGACGTCTTCCGAAGAGCTCCACAATCGTTTGGCGGGACTTAAGATGGAAGTAACCTCACGAACTTCCGAGATATCCACACAAAATCAGTCGCTGGTAGTGAAAACGACCACTGTGGTTACACAAACCACAAATAGCACGACCGCTAATGGCGAAGTCGAGATGAATCAGGCGAACGAATCACAACATGTGAACA GCACTACAGTAGAGCGAGAGATACGCAGCGGTATCGAGACAACAACGACACACGCTACCATTACTCTGCCCCCGAATGTCGAG ATTAATGCCGCGGATTTGGCTAATCTGGAAGTTACTACGACTACAGTGACTACTACTACAGAAAGGTCCAAGGCACCGTTAGCTAGGCCAGAAGAGGTCGGATCATAG